From the genome of Bacteroidota bacterium, one region includes:
- a CDS encoding acyl-CoA carboxylase subunit beta, producing the protein MARDKIQQLRDLKEQAKLGGGQQRIDDQHKKGKLTARERVDLLLDKNSFLETDMLVEHRSNDFGLEKEKFLGDGVVTGSGTIDGRLVFVFSQDFTVFGGSLSEAHAEKICKIMDRAMKVGAPVIGLNDSGGARIQEGVVSLGGYADIFLRNTLASGVVPQISAVMGPCAGGAVYSPAITDFVFMVKNTSYMYVTGPNVVKTVTHETVTHEELGGAVTHATKSGVAHFACENEVDCILKVRKLFSFIPSNNMDDPPFKLTQDDPNRREEKLNTLIPDNPNKPYDIKDVIHLIVDDGDYFEVHELYAQNIIVGFARIGGYSVGIIANQPAVLAGVLDNDSSIKGARFVRFCDAFNIPLVVFEDVPGFLPGTEQEWRGIIKNGAKLLYAFCEATVPKITVITRKAYGGAYDVMNSKHIRGDFNFGWPTAEIAVMGPKGAVEIIFKKEIEKAKDKEAAIQKKEEDFKEKFANPYIAAARGYLDDVIEPSETRLHLYRTLKILENKVDSNPQKKHGNIPL; encoded by the coding sequence ATGGCAAGAGATAAGATTCAACAACTGAGAGATTTAAAAGAACAAGCTAAGCTTGGAGGCGGACAGCAACGCATTGACGACCAGCATAAGAAAGGCAAACTCACTGCACGCGAACGCGTTGATTTGCTGTTAGATAAAAACAGTTTCCTTGAAACTGATATGTTAGTCGAACACCGATCGAACGATTTTGGTTTGGAGAAAGAAAAGTTTTTAGGCGATGGTGTGGTTACAGGCAGCGGAACGATTGATGGTCGTTTGGTTTTTGTGTTCAGTCAGGATTTTACTGTTTTCGGTGGTTCGCTCTCGGAGGCACACGCTGAAAAAATTTGCAAAATTATGGATAGGGCTATGAAAGTGGGTGCACCTGTAATTGGGCTGAACGATTCCGGCGGTGCCCGCATTCAGGAAGGTGTGGTCAGTTTAGGAGGATATGCCGATATCTTTTTACGGAATACTTTGGCATCCGGTGTAGTTCCACAGATTTCCGCTGTAATGGGACCTTGTGCTGGCGGGGCTGTATATTCACCGGCAATCACCGATTTTGTTTTTATGGTTAAGAATACAAGTTATATGTATGTAACCGGTCCGAATGTAGTAAAAACAGTTACTCACGAAACAGTAACACACGAAGAATTAGGGGGTGCCGTAACACACGCTACAAAAAGTGGAGTCGCACATTTTGCGTGCGAGAATGAAGTCGATTGCATACTTAAAGTCCGAAAATTATTCAGCTTCATACCATCAAATAACATGGACGACCCGCCGTTCAAACTAACGCAAGATGATCCCAACAGACGTGAAGAAAAATTGAACACCTTAATTCCGGACAATCCAAATAAGCCTTATGATATCAAAGATGTAATTCATTTAATTGTTGATGATGGCGATTATTTTGAAGTTCACGAGTTATATGCGCAAAATATAATTGTTGGATTCGCTCGTATCGGAGGATATTCGGTTGGAATAATTGCTAATCAACCGGCTGTGTTGGCTGGAGTTTTAGATAACGATTCTTCGATAAAAGGAGCCAGGTTTGTTCGCTTCTGCGATGCGTTCAATATACCACTTGTGGTTTTTGAAGATGTCCCCGGTTTTTTACCGGGCACTGAACAAGAATGGCGGGGAATAATAAAAAATGGAGCCAAACTCCTTTATGCTTTCTGCGAAGCCACCGTCCCGAAAATAACTGTTATAACACGAAAAGCTTACGGAGGTGCATACGATGTTATGAATTCAAAACATATCAGAGGCGATTTCAATTTTGGTTGGCCCACTGCCGAAATTGCTGTGATGGGTCCAAAAGGAGCGGTCGAAATTATTTTCAAAAAAGAAATTGAAAAAGCAAAAGATAAAGAAGCTGCAATTCAAAAAAAGGAAGAGGATTTTAAAGAAAAATTTGCAAATCCATATATCGCTGCTGCCCGTGGTTATTTAGATGATGTAATAGAACCGAGCGAAACGCGATTGCATTTATATCGAACTTTGAAAATACTCGAAAATAAGGTCGATTCAAATCCCCAAAAGAAACACGGTAATATACCCCTATGA
- a CDS encoding LysM peptidoglycan-binding domain-containing protein, translating into MSKYINIFFLTFLLIGCTGKETIKPIKSPTAQNDSIQNFINSNHSTVNADTLFSEAANDTASENGIDPIVAQSLESARKHYISALRAETDGDSTRCANEFEFAINILNELSYYPGIEKNQDFNELSLSIVEDYELYIANIDSLGDQTSIFALREKLNDLLEGAESPEQFRTREVLPGLTVPLVINGFVQIYMDYFTGRGKHHMERWIKRSGKYFPMMKRIFKDENVPEELIYLSMIESGLNPVARSWAKAVGIWQFIKGTGKLYGLEGNWWYDDRRNVEKATRAAAQHLRDLYNDFGDWHLAIASYNSGPGRVRSAMRRSGTSVFWFLRKNLPLETRNYVPQYIAAAVIAMNPEKFGISVERDHELIYEVVKIDQCVDLRILAECASTDVDILQDLNPELLQLCTPPGYTGFELKLPKGSVDTFNEKFAQLLDEKKRDWAVHLVKSAETIGKIAKKYGISSYVIAEANNISVKKKLSAGQSLLIPVSSKMSLLVSKDDSPAKSQKSAKRKVDARGKTKTTYKVKTGDTLSEIAERFDVRISDLRNWNDIAYGRQLKANATIDIFVDADKAEKFLTAESGMKITKSNKKNLNKSYWTNHVVRSGESLFTIAKKYGVTSQDIKNWNGIRSNKIMPGQELEIYLVSENSETSKAKSKKSVQPPKGKRTLEHHVKSGDTLSQIATLYNVSVQQIRGWNNFRSDKITVGQVIIIYLDSGT; encoded by the coding sequence TTGTCAAAATACATAAATATTTTTTTTCTAACTTTCCTGTTAATAGGTTGCACAGGGAAGGAGACCATCAAACCTATAAAATCTCCCACAGCTCAAAACGATTCAATACAAAATTTTATTAACTCAAATCATTCAACGGTTAATGCTGATACGTTGTTTTCAGAAGCCGCAAATGATACTGCTTCGGAAAATGGTATTGACCCGATTGTCGCTCAATCGTTAGAAAGTGCCCGCAAACATTACATATCAGCTTTACGAGCTGAAACCGATGGTGATTCGACTCGTTGTGCAAATGAGTTTGAATTTGCTATTAATATTTTAAACGAACTTAGTTACTATCCTGGCATTGAGAAAAACCAAGACTTTAACGAATTAAGCTTGAGTATTGTTGAAGATTACGAATTATATATTGCCAACATCGATTCGCTCGGAGACCAAACATCTATTTTTGCTTTACGCGAAAAGCTGAATGATCTCCTCGAGGGAGCCGAATCACCCGAACAATTTAGAACACGAGAAGTTTTACCCGGACTTACAGTTCCGTTGGTTATTAATGGGTTCGTTCAAATTTATATGGATTACTTCACCGGACGTGGTAAGCACCACATGGAACGTTGGATAAAGCGTTCAGGAAAATATTTCCCGATGATGAAAAGAATTTTTAAAGACGAAAATGTTCCGGAAGAATTAATTTACCTTTCGATGATTGAAAGCGGTCTCAATCCTGTGGCACGTTCGTGGGCAAAAGCAGTCGGTATCTGGCAGTTTATAAAAGGAACCGGCAAACTCTATGGGCTTGAGGGGAATTGGTGGTATGATGACAGACGAAATGTTGAAAAAGCAACACGCGCGGCTGCTCAGCATCTACGCGATTTGTATAATGATTTTGGTGATTGGCATTTAGCAATCGCTTCTTATAATTCAGGCCCGGGACGTGTCCGATCAGCTATGCGGCGTTCGGGAACTTCTGTGTTTTGGTTCTTAAGAAAAAATCTTCCACTTGAAACACGAAATTATGTTCCGCAATACATCGCTGCCGCTGTTATAGCAATGAATCCGGAAAAATTCGGAATATCAGTAGAACGCGACCATGAATTAATTTATGAAGTTGTGAAAATCGACCAATGTGTTGACCTGCGAATTCTTGCAGAATGTGCATCGACAGATGTTGACATACTTCAGGATCTTAATCCTGAACTTCTTCAATTATGCACACCCCCCGGATATACAGGATTTGAGTTAAAGTTACCGAAAGGTTCTGTCGACACCTTCAATGAAAAATTCGCTCAACTGCTGGACGAAAAGAAAAGAGATTGGGCTGTTCATCTTGTTAAATCGGCTGAAACTATTGGTAAGATAGCCAAGAAATATGGCATCTCATCTTATGTTATCGCAGAAGCAAATAATATTTCAGTAAAGAAAAAACTTTCGGCTGGACAATCGTTACTTATTCCGGTTTCATCAAAAATGTCTTTACTCGTATCAAAGGATGATTCCCCAGCTAAAAGCCAAAAAAGTGCAAAACGAAAAGTTGATGCTCGTGGTAAAACAAAAACCACTTATAAAGTTAAAACCGGCGATACCCTCAGCGAAATTGCTGAACGTTTTGATGTTCGCATCAGCGACCTTAGGAATTGGAACGATATTGCTTATGGGAGGCAATTGAAAGCAAATGCCACGATAGATATTTTCGTCGATGCTGATAAAGCAGAAAAATTTCTCACTGCTGAATCAGGTATGAAAATTACAAAAAGTAACAAGAAGAATCTCAATAAATCATATTGGACTAACCACGTTGTTCGAAGCGGTGAATCCTTATTTACCATAGCAAAAAAATATGGAGTAACATCGCAAGACATAAAAAATTGGAACGGAATAAGAAGTAATAAAATTATGCCGGGACAAGAATTAGAAATTTATCTCGTCTCCGAAAATTCTGAAACTTCAAAGGCAAAGAGTAAGAAATCTGTTCAGCCGCCAAAAGGTAAACGAACTTTAGAACATCACGTTAAATCAGGAGATACACTCTCTCAAATAGCAACGCTTTATAATGTAAGCGTTCAACAAATAAGAGGTTGGAATAATTTTCGTAGTGATAAAATTACGGTCGGACAAGTAATCATTATCTATCTTGATTCTGGAACTTAA